Genomic window (Streptomyces yatensis):
AGCGCCATCCGCCATTCGAAGGCGATGGCGAGATAGATCACCACCAGCACCATGAAGATCGCCAGGCCCTGCCATGCCTTGCTGGCGATCTGCTCGCCCCAGCTCGGGCCGACCAGCTGAGTGTCGATCTTGCTGGTCTTGACGCCCAGCTCCTTGGCGAGGTTCTCCTGGACCGGCAGCGCTTCCTTGGTGCCCAGCTCGCTGATCTGGATCCGCAGGCCGCCCCGGCCGAGCTCCTGGACCACGACGGTGTGGCCGCCGGACGCGTCCTCCGCCGTCTGGCGCAGGTCGGAGGCCGAGACCTTGGTGCTCGGGGTGGTGAAGACCGCGCCGCCGGAGAACTCGATGCCCATGTTGAGGCCGCGCACCGCCAGGCCCACGATGGCCGTGATGGTGATCAGTATCGAGATGCCGTACCAGATCTTCCGCTTGCCGACGAAGTCGTAGCCGACCTCGCCTCGGTAGAGCCTGGCGCCGAGAGTGCCGAGTCGCGACATCTCACGCCTCCTTCGTGTCGGCGGGGCCGGGGGCGGCGGGACGACGACGGCGCAGCGGCGGCGTGACCCCGAGGCGCTTGGGGTCGAGTCCGGACCACGAATGGCCGTTCCCGAAGAACGGGCGGCGGGCGAGGATCGTCATCAGCGGCTTGGTGAAGAGGAACACCACGGCGACGTCGAGCAGCGTGGTGAGGCCCAGGGTGAAGGCGAAGCCCTGCACCTTGCCGACGGTGACGATGTAGAGCACCGCGGCGGCCAGGAACGACACGAAGTCCGACACCAGGATGGTGCGCCGGGCCCGCGGCCAGCCGCGCTCGACGGCGGGGCGCAGCGAGCGGCCCTCCCGGATCTCGTCGCGGATCCGTTCGAAGTAGACGATGAACGAGTCGGCGGTGATACCGATGGCCACGATCGCACCGCAGACCGCCGGCAGGTTCAGCGCGAAGCCGATGCCCGGACCGAGCAGCACCATGATCGTGTACGTCAGGATCGCGGAGACGCCGAGGCTGGCCATGGCCACGAGGGCGAGACCGCGGTAGTAGACGACCAGGTAGATCACGACGAGCGCGAGGCCGATGGCACCGGCGATCAGACCGGCGTCCAGCTGCTCACCGCCGAGCGCGGCGGAGACGGTGGTCTCGTCCGCGATGTCGAAGGACAGCGGGAGGGCACCGTAGGACAGCACGTTGGCCAGGTCCTCGGAGCTCTGCTGGGTGAAGCCGCCGGAGATGGTGGCCCGGCCGCCGGTGATGGCGCCCTGGGTGACCTCGGGGTCGGAGACGACCTCGCCGTCCAGGACGATCGCGAAGCGGTTCTGCGGGGACTGCTTGGTGGTGAGCTCGCCGGTGGTCTTGGCGAACTTCTTGGAGCCCTTGCCGTTGAAGTCGAGCTGGACGATCCAGCCCGCTCCGTTCTGGCTCTCGAAGACCGCGGAGGCGTCGTCCACGTCGGTGCCCTCGACCTCGGAGGGGCCGAGCACAAACTTGGCGTCGCCCTTCTCGCTGCAGGCCAGCACGGGGTCGCTCGGCTTGGCGTTGGCCGCCTTGTCGGCGGCCGCGGCGCGGGCGGCCGGCTTGGTGCAGTCCAGGGCCGCGAACTGCTTGGCCAGCTTCTGCTGGTCGGCGGAGCCGGGCGGGGTCTTGGACGGGTCGGGCTTCGAGGTGTCCGACGGCGAGGGGGTCTCGCTGGGCTTCTTGTCGGCCTTCAGCCCCTCGGAGAGGGCCCGCCCCTGGGTGCTGGGGCTGGCCGAGGAGGACGAGGAAGCCGACGAGGAGGCCGAGGGGGTGCCGGACGGCTTGCCGCCCTTGTCATTGCCCTTGCCGCTGGCGGTGCCGGACGGGCTGGGGGTGGAGCTGGGCTGCTCGGGGGTCTTCTGGCCGCTGGTGGTCGTGGTCACCGGCCGGAAGTAGAGCTGGGCGGTGGTGCCGACCTGCTGCCGGGCCTGCTTCGCGTTCGTCCCCTTGGGGATGTTCACGATGATGTGCTTCTCGCCCTGCGTCTGGACCTCGGCCTCGGACACACCCAGACCGTTGACCCGCCGCTCGATGATGCTCACGGCGGTGTTCATGTTGTCCGTGTTGATCGCGTTGGGCTTGCCCGGTTGGTTCTTGGCCTCCAGCGTGAAGCTGGTGCCGCCCGCGAGATCGATACCCAGTCGCGGCGTGGTGTGACCGGAGACGAACATGCCTCCGGTCAGCGCCACGATGGCGATCAGGATGACGGCCAAGGCGCGCCCGGGCCTGCCCTGTGACCCGGAGGACCTGCGGCCCTTCTTCGGTGCTGCCACCTTCTCGTATCTCCCTGTCCAACCGCCCCGCATGGGGTGTGCGCGGAGCGGCCACGAAGTCTTGTGGGGACGAGCCCCCGCCGGAGCCTAGACCGTTCAGGGAACCGCGGCGCACCAAGCGGGGGCGCGCCGCGGTTTCCCGGATGTCGGACTTACTTCGCGTCGGTGCCGCCGTCCCGCTTCTCGTCCTCGGAGGTGCTCGCCGCGGCGGCGTCGTCCTTGCCGAGGTCGATCTTCTTGACGTCCGTCTTCCCGGCCTTCTCGTCAGCCTCTTCTTCGGCCGCGTCGGCCTTGTCGGCGGAGGAGTCGCCGTCACCGGCGTCGGCGGCCTCGGTCAGCGAGGAGGCGTCGTCGGGAACGACAGGGGTGTCGGCGGCGTCGACGTCCTCGTCGGGGTCGATGCCGTGCACGATGCGGTTGTACTCGGCGTCGTCCAGGACGGCTCCCACCGCGTTCTTCGCGTAGAACGCGTGCACGCCGGGGGCCACCTCGAGGAGGACCGTCTCGTCGTGTACCTCCTTGACCGTCGCGTACATGCCGCCAATGGTCCGCACGCCGGTGCCCGGGTGCATGTCATTGCGCATCTGCTGGGCCTGGCGCTGCTTGTTCTTGGCCGATCGCGTCATCAGGAACATGGCCCCGATAAGCACGATGAACGGCAGGAGAGTCACGATATTCACGGGACGGAAATTCCTTCACACGACCGCGGGGAGCGGCCTGGTCTACGGGGGTGGGTATACCGCACGGTGAGCGGACGGCATACGGACGGCATCGGCGGAGTCTAAGCGAGCCCACGCCAATGGAACAACGCCCGGCGCGGTACCGGGGTTCCTGACCCCGCCATTATTGGTCCTCTACGCCATGATGCCGGGTAAGCGCGCGCTTATGCCTCGGGATGGCCCGTCATGCGTCGAAGAGCCCCGCCTGGCCGCCGCCGGCGGTCTGCGGCGGCGGGGTCAGCCCCAGATGGGCCCAGGCCGCGGGGGTGCCGATGCGCCCCCGGGGCGTACGGGCCAGCAGCCCCTCCCGGACCAGGAAGGGCTCGGCGACCTCCTCGACCGTCTCGCGCTCCTCCCCCACGGCGACCGCCAGGGTCGACAGGCCCACCGGGCCGCCGCCGAACAGCTTGAGCAGGGCGCTGAGCACCGCCCGGTCCAGCCGGTCCAGGCCGCGCTCGTCCACGTCGTACACGGCGAGGGCGCTGGCGGCGATCTCGCGCGTGATCACGCCGTCGGCCTTGACCTGGGCGTAGTCCCGCACCCGGCGCAGCAGACGGTTGGCGATCCGGGGGGTGCCGCGGGAGCGGCCCGCGATCTCGGAGGCGCCCTCGGCCTCGATGGTCACATCGAGCAGCCCGGCGGAGCGGTGGATGACCCGCTCCAGCTCACCCGGGGCGTAGAACTCCATATGGCCGGTGAAGCCGAAGCGGTCGCGCAGCGGGGGCGGCAGCAGCCCGGCCCGGGTGGTGGCGCCGACCAGCGTGAACGGCGGCAGCTCCAGCGGGATGGCGGTGGCCCCGGGCCCCTTGCCGACGATGACGTCGACGCGGAAGTCCTCCATCGCCATGTACAGCATCTCCTCGGCGGGCCGGGACATCCGGTGGATCTCGTCCAGGAAGAGCACCTCGCCCTCGGCGAGGGAGGAGAGGATCGCGGCCAGATCGCCGGCGTGCTGGATGGCGGGGCCGGAGGTGATCCGGATCGGGGCGGCCATCTCCGCGGCGATGATCATGGAGAGGGTGGTCTTGCCCAGTCCGGGCGCACCGGAGAGCAGCACATGGTCGGCGGTGCCGCCGCGCTGCCGGGCCGCCTTGAGCACCAGGTCCAGTTGCTCGCGCACCCGCTCCTGTCCGACGAACTCGCCGAGGTCCTTCGGGCGGAGCGCGGCCTCCACCGCCTGGTCGTCACCGTCGGCGTCGGCGCCCACCAGCCTGCCGCCCGGGCCGGGCGGGGCGTCGTCGGCGGTGGCCGATGGGGTCTCGTCCCAGTTCACTGCGTTTCGCCTCGCGATGTCGTCTGGAGTGGTGCCGCCGGTCGCGGCCTGCCGCGGCCGCGGTGGCTCACCGTGTGCGGTTCAGGGTCTGCAGGGCGGCCCGCAGCAGCTGAGCCACCTGGGGCTTGCCGCCCGCGGCCACCGCCTCCTCGGCCTGCGGGGTGACCGCGGCCACCGCCTCGTCGGCCTCCCGGGTGGCGTAGCCGAGGCCGACCAGCGCGGTGTGCAGCTGGTCGCTCCAGCCGGGGGCGGCCGCGGAGCGGGCGCCGGGCACGGCGGAGCCGAGCGGCTCGCCGAGCCGGTCCTTGAGCTCCAGCAGCAGCCGCTGCGCCCCCTTCTTGCCGATGCCGGGAACGGCGGTGAGCGCCTTCTCGTCCCCGGTGGACACCGCGAGCCGCAGTGCGTCCGGGGAGTGCACCGCCAGCATGGCCTGGGCCAGCCGGGGGCCGACCCCACTGGCGGTCTGGAGCAGCTCGAAGACCTGGCGCTCGTCGTCGTCGGCGAAGCCGTAGAGGGTCAGCGAGTCCTCACGGACGACGAGGGAGGTGGCCAGCCGGGCCTGCTGGCCGACGCGCAGCCCGGCCAGGGTGGCGGGGGCGCACTGGAGCGCCATCCCGATCCCGCCGACCTCGATCACGGCGGTGTCCGGGGCGACGGCCGCCACCGGACCGGAGACGAACGCGATCATGAGATACGGCCTTTCGTGGTGCGCGCGGCGCCGGTGTTGTTCTTGGTGCGGGCACTGTTCGTGGTGCGGGCACTGTTCGTGCCGCGGTGGGCGGCGACGGCCTGCTGGAGGCGGTTGGTCGCGGGGGCCCGCCAGATATGGCAGATGGCGAGCGCCAGGGCGTCCGCCGCGTCGGCCGGTTTGGGCGGTGCGTCCAGCCGCAGCAGCCGGGTCACCATCGAGCCGACCTGCGCCTTGTCAGCCCGCCCGGATCCGGTCACGGCCGCCTTCACCTCGCTGGGGGTGTGCAGCGCGACCGGGAGCCCGCGGCGGGCCGCGCACAGCATCGCGACGGCGCTGGCCTGGGCGGTGCCCATGACGGTGCGCACATTGTGCTGGCTGAACACCCGCTCCACGGCGACGAATTCGGGCCGGTGGGCGTCCAGCCACTCCTCTATGCCGCGCTCGACGATGACGAGCCGGTCGCCGATCGCGAGGTCCGCCCCGGTCCGGATGACGCCGACGCCGAGCATCCGCAACGGCCGGCCCGCGACCCCCTCGACCACGCCGACGCCGCACCGGGTCAGCCCCGGGTCCACGCCCAGCACGCGCACCGCGCCCCTCCCCTCACCGCTGCTTCGGTCACCTGTTCCTGCAGGCTAGCGGCTGCCGCCGACAACACCGGCGCGGACAACGCCGACGGGCCGGTGGGGTGATGCCCCGCCGGCCCGTCGGCGTTCGCCGAAGGCGCTGACCGCCGTGCCGATCCGCCGTCAGGCGTCCACCTTGGCCATGACCTCGTCGGAGACGTCGAAGTTGGCGAAGACGTTCTGCACGTCGTCGCTGTCCTCCAGAGCGTCGATCAGCTTGAAGATCTTGCGCGCGGCGTCCTCTTCGAGCTCGACCTGCATCGTGGGCACGAAGTTGGCCTCGGCCGAGTCGTAGTCGATCTCCGCCTCCTGGAGGGCGGTACGGACCGCGACCAAGTCGGTGGCCTCGCTGATCACCTCGAAGGACTCACCGAGGTCGTTGACCTCCTCGGCGCCCGCGTCCAGGACCGCGCCCAGCACGTCGTCCTCGCCGAGCTCGCCCTTGGGGACGATGACGACGCCCTTACGGTTGAACAGGTAGGACACGGAGCCCGGGTCGGCCATCGAACCACCGTTGCGCGTCATCGCGACGCGGACGTCGGAGGCCGCGCGGTTGCGGTTGTCCGTAAGACACTCGATGAGCACGGCCACGCCGTTGGGGCCGTAGCCCTCGTACATGATCGTCTCGTACTCGGCGCCACCGGCCTCGAGACCGGCACCACGCTTGACCGCGCTGTCGATGTTCTTGTTCGGAACCGACTGCTTCTTCG
Coding sequences:
- the secD gene encoding protein translocase subunit SecD; translated protein: MAAPKKGRRSSGSQGRPGRALAVILIAIVALTGGMFVSGHTTPRLGIDLAGGTSFTLEAKNQPGKPNAINTDNMNTAVSIIERRVNGLGVSEAEVQTQGEKHIIVNIPKGTNAKQARQQVGTTAQLYFRPVTTTTSGQKTPEQPSSTPSPSGTASGKGNDKGGKPSGTPSASSSASSSSSASPSTQGRALSEGLKADKKPSETPSPSDTSKPDPSKTPPGSADQQKLAKQFAALDCTKPAARAAAADKAANAKPSDPVLACSEKGDAKFVLGPSEVEGTDVDDASAVFESQNGAGWIVQLDFNGKGSKKFAKTTGELTTKQSPQNRFAIVLDGEVVSDPEVTQGAITGGRATISGGFTQQSSEDLANVLSYGALPLSFDIADETTVSAALGGEQLDAGLIAGAIGLALVVIYLVVYYRGLALVAMASLGVSAILTYTIMVLLGPGIGFALNLPAVCGAIVAIGITADSFIVYFERIRDEIREGRSLRPAVERGWPRARRTILVSDFVSFLAAAVLYIVTVGKVQGFAFTLGLTTLLDVAVVFLFTKPLMTILARRPFFGNGHSWSGLDPKRLGVTPPLRRRRPAAPGPADTKEA
- the yajC gene encoding preprotein translocase subunit YajC; amino-acid sequence: MNIVTLLPFIVLIGAMFLMTRSAKNKQRQAQQMRNDMHPGTGVRTIGGMYATVKEVHDETVLLEVAPGVHAFYAKNAVGAVLDDAEYNRIVHGIDPDEDVDAADTPVVPDDASSLTEAADAGDGDSSADKADAAEEEADEKAGKTDVKKIDLGKDDAAAASTSEDEKRDGGTDAK
- the ruvB gene encoding Holliday junction branch migration DNA helicase RuvB, which gives rise to MNWDETPSATADDAPPGPGGRLVGADADGDDQAVEAALRPKDLGEFVGQERVREQLDLVLKAARQRGGTADHVLLSGAPGLGKTTLSMIIAAEMAAPIRITSGPAIQHAGDLAAILSSLAEGEVLFLDEIHRMSRPAEEMLYMAMEDFRVDVIVGKGPGATAIPLELPPFTLVGATTRAGLLPPPLRDRFGFTGHMEFYAPGELERVIHRSAGLLDVTIEAEGASEIAGRSRGTPRIANRLLRRVRDYAQVKADGVITREIAASALAVYDVDERGLDRLDRAVLSALLKLFGGGPVGLSTLAVAVGEERETVEEVAEPFLVREGLLARTPRGRIGTPAAWAHLGLTPPPQTAGGGQAGLFDA
- the ruvA gene encoding Holliday junction branch migration protein RuvA, with the translated sequence MIAFVSGPVAAVAPDTAVIEVGGIGMALQCAPATLAGLRVGQQARLATSLVVREDSLTLYGFADDDERQVFELLQTASGVGPRLAQAMLAVHSPDALRLAVSTGDEKALTAVPGIGKKGAQRLLLELKDRLGEPLGSAVPGARSAAAPGWSDQLHTALVGLGYATREADEAVAAVTPQAEEAVAAGGKPQVAQLLRAALQTLNRTR
- the ruvC gene encoding crossover junction endodeoxyribonuclease RuvC, with amino-acid sequence MRVLGVDPGLTRCGVGVVEGVAGRPLRMLGVGVIRTGADLAIGDRLVIVERGIEEWLDAHRPEFVAVERVFSQHNVRTVMGTAQASAVAMLCAARRGLPVALHTPSEVKAAVTGSGRADKAQVGSMVTRLLRLDAPPKPADAADALALAICHIWRAPATNRLQQAVAAHRGTNSARTTNSARTKNNTGAARTTKGRIS
- a CDS encoding YebC/PmpR family DNA-binding transcriptional regulator, producing the protein MSGHSKWATTKHKKAVIDAKRGKLFAKLIKNIEVAARMGGSDVEGNPTLFDAIQKAKKQSVPNKNIDSAVKRGAGLEAGGAEYETIMYEGYGPNGVAVLIECLTDNRNRAASDVRVAMTRNGGSMADPGSVSYLFNRKGVVIVPKGELGEDDVLGAVLDAGAEEVNDLGESFEVISEATDLVAVRTALQEAEIDYDSAEANFVPTMQVELEEDAARKIFKLIDALEDSDDVQNVFANFDVSDEVMAKVDA